A portion of the Mytilus galloprovincialis chromosome 12, xbMytGall1.hap1.1, whole genome shotgun sequence genome contains these proteins:
- the LOC143055694 gene encoding uncharacterized protein LOC143055694, which translates to MMSKQTTFCYILFFNFNLALMVKITNVTGGVYQKNRISNTHVIKASEMIGPKGCVKDCMMYADCNAVNFHKDRFYCELLDDSYSDHEAENKYGVYFTNISEWTKDNDACWPKTCPTKTRCFVAYKNERLCLPFDTPCDNNQCQNGASCINSVRDYSCRCLAGYYGQYCELTPCSSGPCKNAGTCSISGSTYTCTCRHGYYGTQCQFDACSPNPCQNLGTCFPSGGSSYNCACSSGWYESICNISPCFPNPCYNGGICTAYGPYSYYCTCHPSYTGTTCLENKNSCHGRCGTVSGYYNCQCDANCLAYGNCCVDKVIYCG; encoded by the exons ATGATGTCGAAACAAActacattttgttatattttattctttaattttaatttggcTTTAATGGTGAAAATTACTAATGTTACTGGTGGTGTTTACCAAAAGAATCGAATTTCAAATACTCACGTGATAAAGGCCAGTGAAATGATTGGTCCGAAAGGTTGCGTCAAAGATTGTATGATGTATGCGGATTGTAACGCAGTGAATTTTCATAAGGACAGGTTTTATTGTGAACTATTAGATGATTCTTATTCTGACCATGAAGCAGAAAATAAATATGGAGTTTATTTCACAAATATCTCAGAATGGACAAAG GATAATGATGCTTGCTGGCCGAAAACATGTCCAACTAAAACGAGATGTTTTGTTGCCTATAAAAACGAACGTCTTTGTTTACCTTTTG aTACACCATGTGACAATAATCAGTGTCAAAATGGCGCTTCGTGTATTAACTCTGTTAGAGACTACAGCTGTCGATGTTTAGCTGGATACTATGGACAATACTGCGAAC TGACTCCATGTTCATCAGGTCCTTGTAAAAATGCAGGCACCTGTAGTATATCTGGATCAACGTATACTTGTACTTGCAGGCATGGATATTATGGAACGCAATGCCAGT TTGATGCATGTTCACCAAACCCGTGTCAAAATCTGGGCACATGTTTTCCTTCTGGTGGATCGAGCTACAACTGCGCGTGTTCATCTGGATGGTATGAATCAATATGTAATA tcagTCCTTGCTTTCCAAACCCGTGTTACAATGGTGGTATATGTACTGCATATGGACCCTACTCGTACTACTGCACGTGCCATCCTAGTTATACAGGAACAACTTGCCTCG aaaataaaaactcCTGTCATGGTCGGTGTGGAACTGTCAGTGGTTATTACAATTGTCAATGTGATGCCAACTGTTTAGCATATGGTAATTGTTGTGTTGACAAAGTGATATACTGTGGCTGA